Part of the Coccinella septempunctata chromosome 3, icCocSept1.1, whole genome shotgun sequence genome is shown below.
acttatgCAATAgaaacaaaacgctttaaattttaaatacccatttttatttttcatttttaagtacttaaaataattttttttgggaaacagtTGATATGgtgatttcaaaatgtgacgtttcaaagatatttcataaaaaatacatcatttttgtcaggaggagtattccctattattcctAAAAAAATGTGCAATAGTGTgacaataaaatttttgattgGCACTGACATAACAACACTCAGTTCTCTTTTAATCATCCAAATTCCTTTATTGAATTGCCAATTTTCAGGATAAATCTCCTTCATATTAATCAAGCAAagttgaaaaagattcattatatcatcaGGACACCTCATTTAACACAATATCTTTCTTAAGATATATAAAGAAACAAGTTTTCTGAatgtacaaaatttaaaataatttaacaataaCATAATAATATTTATACAATTATAAAACTAGTTTAGAATTAGATGTCAAATTCTCCATTTGTCCATGATACATTAAATCATGTACCAATTTCAAGGCAATACCATTCTGTTCTGCTGTCATGTCTCGAAGTCTTTTAGCCATCACTTTTCCTATTGTATCATAGACATCATCAGTCTGCTTGATATCCAAACTGTTTCCTGCCTCAACAGTTTGAGAAATATCAACTTGATCAAATGAGTCATTATCGATATTATCTGCCGATACCTCATAGTTATCTCGATCATTATCCCCACTATCACTTTCCTGTTTGAGAACCTTAAATTATTTGGAAATATATGCAATGATATTCACAATTGTTGTTAAATGAGCAACACTTGtgaatgaaaagaaaataattaCCTCTGCATGATTATAATCTTGGTCACTAGAAATATTCCCATTGCTCATCTTAATTCTTTTGCTTTGTCGCtgcgaaaaaatatattatttggatatttcaaatacAAGAAATCTTGGAATATTCATGGCTATCAGGAGTTACTGTATGAATCACTTCAAATAATATTACCTGGATCTGATCTCCATCTTTTCTCTTGAGCATACTTTCCATTTTCACAATatgttttctgaggaaaaagaGCATGTTGAAACACCAAAGAGAAGGTTGATAGCTAGAAACATCTTTGCCAGACTGTCTATGCTTCTCAATttttctgaattcatacataaattGTCCCCTAAGTAAATGAATTTTTCTCCTTACGTCATCCTCGAAGAATATTTTGCCTGTTTTAGCCTTCAATTCTTCAGTTATTTTCTTAATAGCTTCAACCCTTTTATGTTTACTCTTGTAGTTAGGGTCATTTAAAGCATATAAGCATGTATGTTTTTTGTAGAGATTAATGGCCAAAGAAGAGTATTCTCTGCCCCAGAATGGGATtctctaaaaaaatattataaatgaaaGAAATCCACACCAGTAATGGGTTTCCTTACAACAACATTATAATCTTCAGGATTTGTTTCTACAGTAGTTTCATTGGTTATCGAGTTATCCTGCTCCTCATTTACCTCACCAGTAGTGAATAACAGAAGATCATAATACCATAAAGATGGCTTATatacatttttggaatcaggGTTTTGCATTCGTGAGttcaaaactttttttcgtTCTTTTCGAAAAGTAGAACGCATAGAGTCTATTCTCAATCTAACATAATCCTCATCAGCCTCTGGAATGTATTCTTTacattttttgagtagaatttc
Proteins encoded:
- the LOC123309240 gene encoding uncharacterized protein LOC123309240 isoform X2 gives rise to the protein MDNHLHNLNGHQKFLREFINLYRQQECLWNKDHPNYKNRNDRSEAYEILLKKCKEYIPEADEDYVRLRIDSMRSTFRKERKKVLNSRMQNPDSKNVYKPSLWYYDLLLFTTGEVNEEQDNSITNETTVETNPEDYNVVRIPFWGREYSSLAINLYKKHTCLYALNDPNYKSKHKRVEAIKKITEELKAKTGKIFFEDDVRRKIHLLRGQFMYEFRKIEKHRQSGKDVSSYQPSLWCFNMLFFLRKHIVKMESMLKRKDGDQIQRQSKRIKMSNGNISSDQDYNHAEESDSGDNDRDNYEVSADNIDNDSFDQVDISQTVEAGNSLDIKQTDDVYDTIGKVMAKRLRDMTAEQNGIALKLVHDLMYHGQMENLTSNSKLVL
- the LOC123309240 gene encoding uncharacterized protein LOC123309240 isoform X1, whose product is MDNHLHNLNGHQKFLREFINLYRQQECLWNKDHPNYKNRNDRSEAYEILLKKCKEYIPEADEDYVRLRIDSMRSTFRKERKKVLNSRMQNPDSKNVYKPSLWYYDLLLFTTGEVNEEQDNSITNETTVETNPEDYNVVRIPFWGREYSSLAINLYKKHTCLYALNDPNYKSKHKRVEAIKKITEELKAKTGKIFFEDDVRRKIHLLRGQFMYEFRKIEKHRQSGKDVSSYQPSLWCFNMLFFLRKHIVKMESMLKRKDGDQIQRQSKRIKMSNGNISSDQDYNHAEVLKQESDSGDNDRDNYEVSADNIDNDSFDQVDISQTVEAGNSLDIKQTDDVYDTIGKVMAKRLRDMTAEQNGIALKLVHDLMYHGQMENLTSNSKLVL